A genomic segment from Orrella daihaiensis encodes:
- a CDS encoding DUF3047 domain-containing protein, producing MLSRTCKSNHKPTVSIAALTLAMVASASAATAQSIELPLSPQHWQEVRLGEDIRPNNFKFQTTDNQPLLRIESNASMSMMAIPIDIDLTKTPVLCWRWRVNRVLDKADMTERFGDDYAARLYLSVAIPESEQSLGLRLQLGLARSIWGDQVPDGAINYVWDNRQPPGTTIPNVYTDRVTMVVTESGDSKTGQWVQQRRDVRKDIARLFTPLAKPVQIALAADTDNTGETVIAEFADIRFVSVQSQCEVSP from the coding sequence ATGTTGAGTCGAACTTGCAAATCCAATCACAAACCTACCGTTTCGATCGCCGCGCTAACACTAGCGATGGTGGCCAGCGCAAGTGCTGCGACAGCTCAATCAATCGAGCTACCGCTGTCACCACAGCACTGGCAAGAAGTCAGGCTAGGCGAAGACATCCGTCCAAACAACTTTAAATTTCAGACCACAGACAACCAGCCCTTATTACGGATTGAATCAAACGCCAGCATGTCTATGATGGCCATACCCATCGATATCGACCTCACTAAAACCCCAGTACTGTGTTGGCGCTGGCGGGTTAATAGAGTGCTCGACAAAGCCGACATGACTGAACGCTTTGGCGACGACTATGCGGCAAGGTTGTATCTAAGTGTCGCTATCCCGGAAAGCGAACAAAGCCTGGGGCTGAGACTTCAACTTGGTCTAGCACGCTCTATCTGGGGTGATCAGGTGCCTGATGGCGCCATCAATTACGTCTGGGACAACCGCCAACCACCCGGCACTACGATACCGAATGTTTACACTGACCGCGTCACGATGGTGGTAACTGAGTCAGGTGACAGCAAGACTGGCCAGTGGGTGCAACAACGCCGTGACGTACGTAAAGACATCGCGCGGCTTTTCACACCATTGGCTAAACCAGTGCAAATTGCCCTCGCTGCTGATACCGACAACACCGGTGAAACAGTCATTGCCGAATTTGCCGACATCCGGTTTGTGTCAGTACAAAGTCAATGCGAGGTAAGTCCTTAA
- the arsS gene encoding arsenosugar biosynthesis radical SAM (seleno)protein ArsS (Some members of this family are selenoproteins.) — MKSTLPLLLKTDFPAINRKALQILQVNLGYLCNQSCEHCHVNAGPNRTELMDKETIDLVLKVLDKHRVELLDLTGGAPEMNPHFRYLVVRARERGVTVMDRCNLTILSEPGHEDLAEFLARHQVQVTASMPCYSPANVDKQRGQGVFDRSISGLQALNRLGYGIEGSGLELNLVYNPLGPNLPPPQAALEADYKRELKSHFNIDFTRLFTITNMPIQRFGAVLLSQGQFEGYMQLLKGAYRPENLETVMCRSLFSVDYQGYLYDCDFNQMLQLPAVSGTGDRSHLRELLTRDELNCPIRVADHCYGCTAGQGSSCGGALEGSVSAPTSEAIIEFHPS; from the coding sequence ATGAAGTCCACCCTCCCGTTGTTACTGAAGACTGATTTCCCGGCGATTAACCGCAAGGCATTGCAGATCCTACAAGTCAATCTTGGGTATCTGTGTAACCAATCCTGTGAGCACTGTCATGTCAACGCCGGTCCCAACCGTACCGAACTCATGGATAAGGAGACGATTGATCTGGTGTTAAAGGTGCTAGACAAGCACCGAGTCGAACTGCTCGATTTAACCGGTGGCGCACCTGAGATGAACCCTCACTTTAGGTATCTCGTCGTTCGCGCCAGAGAACGTGGGGTCACTGTCATGGATCGCTGCAACCTGACGATCCTGTCTGAACCAGGTCACGAGGATCTTGCTGAGTTTCTAGCCAGACACCAAGTCCAAGTCACTGCTTCCATGCCATGTTATTCACCAGCTAATGTCGACAAACAACGCGGCCAGGGTGTGTTTGATCGTAGCATCAGTGGGCTACAGGCACTAAATCGCTTGGGCTATGGCATCGAAGGCTCTGGTCTGGAACTGAACCTGGTCTATAACCCCTTGGGACCGAACCTGCCGCCCCCACAAGCAGCCCTTGAGGCCGACTATAAGCGTGAGCTCAAATCGCATTTCAATATTGACTTCACCCGTCTCTTTACGATCACCAACATGCCGATTCAGCGATTCGGCGCGGTTTTGTTAAGCCAAGGCCAGTTCGAAGGCTACATGCAGTTGCTCAAAGGCGCCTATCGCCCAGAGAATCTCGAAACCGTGATGTGTCGTTCATTATTCAGTGTGGACTACCAAGGCTACCTCTATGACTGCGACTTTAACCAGATGTTGCAATTACCGGCTGTCAGCGGCACTGGTGATCGATCCCACTTGCGCGAGTTGCTTACCCGCGACGAGCTCAACTGCCCAATCCGGGTTGCAGACCACTGTTATGGTTGCACGGCCGGCCAAGGCAGTAGCTGTGGCGGCGCACTCGAAGGGAGTGTCAGTGCGCCAACTTCTGAAGCTATCATCGAATTCCATCCCAGCTGA
- a CDS encoding FAD-dependent oxidoreductase → MVNKLKPWHRWLLLTTIAVLGFWIYRLFDLGQLLTLESLKNSRNQLLGLYAHQPALTFSIYFAIYLIATAASFPGAVILTLAGGALFGFWLGLLVVSFASSLGALLAFLLARYFLHDAVQSRFTRTLTPINEGVKRDGVFYLMTLRLVPIFPFWLVNLVMGLTPMTATRYYITSQIGMLPGTAVFVLAGTQLAGIESVGDVLSPGLVASLVLLGVFPILAKYCVSFLKRRKIYARWPKPKSFDRNLVVIGAGAGGLVTAYIAAAVKAKVTLIEGHKMGGDCLNYGCVPSKALIRSAKVAKGLRQATQFGFKNVQGEVDFAAVMQRVHNVIKDIEPHDSVERYTDLGVDVLQGHAIITSPWHVQVTLADGSQQTLTTKNIVIAAGAMPFVPPIPGLADIGFLTSDTIWNLTELPKRLVVLGGGPIGCELAQSFARLGSIVTQVEMAPRLLVREDPEVSTQIEQSLAADGVSVLVGHEAMRVEIRDGQKTLLVTHARPNQTTYKVIAQLAEQPIEFDEILVAVGRSARVTGYGLEDLGIELTARKTIQTNAYLQTLYPNIYAVGDVAGPFQLTHTAAHQAWYAAVNALFGQFKSFKADYSVIPWTIFTDPEVARVGLSESEAKDQGIAFEVTRFELAELDRAIADGSTTGFVKVLTVPDKDKILGATIVGEHAGDLLAEYVLAMRHGLGLNKILSTIHTYPTLAEANKYAAGQWKRTHAPQRLLALLEKLHRFNRSRGCDSERNSKHGPDNPRTLDS, encoded by the coding sequence ATGGTGAATAAGCTCAAGCCCTGGCATCGATGGTTGCTGTTGACCACTATCGCAGTCTTGGGCTTTTGGATTTACCGATTATTTGATTTAGGCCAGCTGCTAACACTAGAGAGCCTTAAAAACAGTCGTAACCAGTTATTGGGACTGTACGCGCACCAACCTGCACTCACCTTCAGCATCTACTTTGCGATCTATTTAATTGCCACGGCCGCATCATTTCCCGGTGCGGTCATTCTGACCTTGGCTGGCGGAGCCTTGTTTGGTTTCTGGTTAGGTTTGTTGGTCGTGTCGTTTGCGTCAAGCCTAGGTGCTTTGCTGGCGTTTCTGTTGGCCCGATATTTTTTACACGATGCCGTTCAAAGTCGATTTACCAGAACGCTGACACCCATCAATGAAGGCGTTAAGCGTGACGGGGTGTTCTACCTCATGACTTTGCGTTTGGTGCCGATATTTCCCTTCTGGCTTGTCAACCTGGTCATGGGGCTTACGCCCATGACCGCCACGCGTTACTACATTACAAGTCAGATAGGCATGTTGCCAGGCACAGCGGTGTTTGTCTTGGCTGGCACACAACTAGCTGGTATCGAATCGGTTGGTGACGTGTTGTCGCCGGGTCTGGTTGCAAGTTTGGTGTTGCTAGGCGTGTTTCCCATCCTTGCCAAGTACTGCGTCAGTTTTTTAAAACGTAGAAAGATCTACGCACGTTGGCCCAAGCCTAAATCCTTTGATCGCAACCTCGTTGTAATTGGTGCGGGTGCCGGCGGCCTTGTGACAGCCTATATAGCAGCTGCTGTTAAAGCCAAAGTCACCCTCATCGAAGGCCACAAAATGGGTGGCGACTGCCTGAACTATGGCTGTGTGCCAAGCAAAGCCCTGATCCGTTCCGCCAAAGTAGCCAAAGGGCTTAGGCAAGCAACTCAGTTTGGTTTCAAGAACGTTCAGGGCGAAGTAGACTTCGCCGCAGTCATGCAACGCGTGCATAATGTAATTAAAGACATCGAGCCGCACGATTCGGTTGAGCGTTATACCGACCTTGGTGTCGATGTTCTTCAAGGCCACGCCATCATCACCTCACCGTGGCACGTTCAGGTAACGCTTGCCGATGGCAGCCAGCAAACGCTTACCACTAAAAATATCGTTATTGCCGCCGGTGCCATGCCCTTTGTGCCACCTATCCCTGGACTAGCTGATATAGGTTTTTTGACGAGTGACACCATCTGGAACCTCACTGAGCTACCCAAACGACTCGTCGTGCTTGGCGGTGGTCCGATTGGTTGTGAGTTGGCACAAAGTTTCGCGCGGCTCGGTAGCATAGTGACGCAGGTGGAAATGGCACCTCGACTCTTAGTCCGTGAAGACCCGGAAGTCAGTACGCAGATCGAGCAGTCGTTAGCAGCCGATGGCGTGTCTGTGCTAGTTGGACATGAAGCTATGCGCGTTGAAATCCGTGATGGCCAGAAGACACTTCTCGTTACACACGCACGGCCAAATCAAACCACCTACAAAGTAATCGCTCAACTAGCCGAACAACCCATTGAGTTCGATGAAATTTTGGTGGCTGTTGGCCGCAGCGCACGAGTGACTGGCTACGGTTTGGAGGACCTTGGGATTGAACTGACGGCACGCAAGACCATCCAGACCAATGCCTATCTGCAAACGCTCTACCCCAATATCTATGCAGTCGGGGATGTAGCAGGGCCATTTCAGCTGACCCACACCGCTGCCCATCAGGCCTGGTATGCCGCCGTCAACGCTTTGTTTGGGCAATTCAAGTCCTTCAAAGCTGATTATTCTGTGATCCCCTGGACCATATTTACTGACCCCGAAGTGGCACGCGTGGGCTTGTCTGAATCAGAAGCAAAGGATCAAGGCATTGCCTTTGAGGTCACCCGATTTGAACTGGCTGAACTAGACCGAGCAATTGCCGACGGCAGCACGACTGGCTTTGTAAAAGTACTGACAGTGCCCGACAAAGACAAGATACTCGGCGCGACGATTGTCGGTGAACACGCTGGGGATCTGCTCGCCGAATATGTGCTGGCCATGCGCCATGGACTAGGCTTAAACAAGATACTTTCCACGATTCACACCTACCCTACCTTGGCCGAAGCAAACAAATATGCCGCGGGCCAGTGGAAACGTACCCACGCCCCTCAAAGACTGTTAGCTTTGCTAGAGAAGTTGCACCGCTTTAACCGAAGCCGTGGATGTGACAGTGAACGCAATAGCAAGCATGGTCCTGATAATCCACGAACGCTTGACTCATGA
- a CDS encoding TIGR04283 family arsenosugar biosynthesis glycosyltransferase, with product MTPTLSIIIPALNEAKSIDHTLQSARASVRATDLNVELIVVDGGSTDDTISLAKPLADQVIESPRGRARQMNTGAATAQGKYLLFLHADTTLPADAGKQLEVVFTRKSAWGRFDVKISGQSRMLPVVAFMMNTRSRLTGIATGDQAMFVRRDLFESIGRFADQPLMEDIELSKRLIEQARPVCLKGPVQTSGRRWESRGVWRTIALMWRLRWRYWRGESADQLAKEYHSWV from the coding sequence ATGACACCAACGTTATCGATCATCATCCCGGCACTGAACGAGGCCAAATCGATTGACCACACACTGCAGTCTGCAAGGGCGTCAGTTCGTGCAACCGATCTGAATGTCGAACTGATCGTGGTAGACGGTGGCAGCACGGACGACACGATTAGTTTGGCAAAGCCGCTTGCCGATCAAGTCATCGAATCACCTCGTGGCCGTGCACGCCAAATGAATACGGGAGCTGCAACAGCCCAAGGTAAGTACTTGCTGTTTCTTCATGCGGACACCACACTGCCAGCTGATGCTGGCAAGCAACTAGAAGTCGTTTTTACTAGAAAATCAGCATGGGGCCGCTTTGATGTAAAGATTAGTGGGCAGTCCCGTATGCTGCCGGTCGTTGCGTTCATGATGAATACGCGGTCCCGACTCACGGGCATAGCCACCGGTGACCAGGCAATGTTTGTGCGACGAGATCTATTTGAGTCTATTGGCAGGTTTGCCGATCAACCGCTCATGGAAGACATTGAACTGTCCAAGCGACTAATTGAACAGGCCCGCCCCGTTTGTCTTAAAGGTCCGGTTCAAACCTCAGGCAGACGCTGGGAGTCACGCGGGGTGTGGCGCACCATTGCCTTAATGTGGCGGCTGCGTTGGCGCTACTGGCGAGGCGAGAGTGCTGATCAATTAGCGAAGGAATATCACTCATGGGTGTGA
- a CDS encoding TIGR04282 family arsenosugar biosynthesis glycosyltransferase: MGVSEVALIIMAKAPVPGLAKTRLIPALGAEGAASLAKQLLAHTVNTARKASNFSHKELCVTPNTDHSAFADLCLPFTLTDQGEGDLGVRMQRAFERVLEQFDATIMIGTDAPAMTTGLLDQAVDDLANYNAVFVPALDGGYTLIGLKQVLPELFVEIPWSTNQVMAITRERLGHASVHWHEYPPMADIDEPRDLIHLPADWLP; this comes from the coding sequence ATGGGTGTGAGCGAGGTCGCGCTGATCATTATGGCCAAGGCGCCTGTACCTGGGCTAGCCAAGACTCGGTTAATCCCGGCGCTTGGTGCCGAGGGGGCGGCATCACTTGCCAAACAATTGCTTGCGCACACCGTAAACACAGCAAGAAAAGCCAGTAACTTCAGTCACAAGGAACTCTGTGTTACCCCTAACACCGATCATTCAGCGTTTGCAGATCTTTGCTTACCGTTTACCTTGACTGACCAAGGCGAGGGCGACCTGGGTGTGCGCATGCAGCGTGCGTTTGAGCGAGTACTTGAGCAATTTGATGCAACCATCATGATCGGCACCGACGCACCAGCGATGACGACCGGACTGCTCGACCAAGCGGTCGATGATCTCGCCAACTACAACGCGGTGTTTGTGCCAGCGCTAGATGGCGGGTACACCCTGATTGGTTTGAAGCAAGTACTGCCTGAACTGTTTGTCGAGATACCGTGGAGTACCAATCAGGTCATGGCGATTACCCGCGAAAGGTTAGGTCATGCCAGCGTCCACTGGCATGAATATCCGCCTATGGCTGATATTGATGAGCCCCGTGATCTTATACACCTGCCAGCGGATTGGCTGCCATGA
- a CDS encoding FAD-dependent oxidoreductase: MKKLVLVGAGHAHALVLNAWRQASNPGVELILVAPIIQAPYSGMIPGWLAGQYRFEETIVDFVGLCQRAGARLIKAELVKLDPDTKTIELSGGRSLTYDWLSINVGSTLRPPEIDANDVTMLAMRPLSTLQSRYESWLTAWQAHADSSPLHVTAVGGGAAGVESILCVKHRLKQLRPDRPVRAQLITRSTTILPGFSPCARRLALKTLQRADITVQLGTDWHQARGQSGGLIIWATGAQAHDWQNDPISRGSLHTDSSDFIVVDEHLRSVSHPNVFAVGDCAALPIPLPKAGVYAVRMGTTLSNNLKAVIHGHALSPFKRRGMALALLNTANGRAIASWGPLGWQGNWVMRWKDRIDRGFIERLTCGI; encoded by the coding sequence ATGAAAAAACTTGTTCTCGTCGGCGCAGGTCATGCCCATGCGCTCGTACTCAATGCATGGCGACAAGCATCGAATCCCGGTGTCGAGCTAATCCTCGTGGCACCGATCATACAAGCGCCTTATTCTGGAATGATTCCTGGGTGGTTAGCAGGACAGTACCGGTTTGAAGAGACGATCGTAGATTTTGTGGGGCTTTGCCAACGAGCTGGCGCACGACTGATCAAAGCAGAACTCGTTAAGCTAGATCCTGACACCAAAACAATTGAGCTGTCTGGTGGTCGATCACTTACCTATGATTGGCTTTCAATCAATGTTGGGTCGACATTGCGACCACCTGAGATTGATGCTAACGACGTGACCATGCTGGCTATGCGCCCCCTCTCGACTCTACAGAGTCGTTATGAATCGTGGCTTACTGCTTGGCAAGCGCACGCAGATTCCTCGCCCTTGCATGTCACCGCGGTGGGCGGTGGCGCAGCCGGCGTGGAAAGTATTTTGTGTGTCAAGCACAGACTTAAACAATTGCGTCCAGACAGACCCGTACGAGCTCAACTCATCACACGTAGCACTACTATCTTGCCAGGGTTTAGTCCTTGCGCTCGTCGTCTGGCTCTAAAAACCCTGCAACGAGCCGATATCACAGTGCAACTTGGCACTGACTGGCACCAGGCAAGGGGCCAAAGCGGTGGCCTGATCATTTGGGCTACCGGGGCACAAGCCCATGACTGGCAGAATGACCCTATTTCACGGGGCAGTCTGCACACTGACAGTTCTGACTTTATTGTCGTTGATGAACACTTGCGTTCAGTGTCGCACCCTAATGTATTTGCCGTAGGCGACTGTGCCGCTTTGCCGATACCCTTACCGAAAGCTGGCGTGTATGCGGTGCGTATGGGTACTACTTTGAGCAACAACTTAAAAGCAGTCATCCACGGACACGCACTTTCGCCTTTCAAGCGCCGAGGCATGGCACTCGCATTATTAAACACAGCCAATGGCAGAGCCATTGCCTCTTGGGGGCCGCTTGGCTGGCAAGGCAATTGGGTCATGCGCTGGAAAGATCGGATTGATCGCGGATTCATCGAACGTTTGACTTGCGGTATTTAA
- a CDS encoding MTAP family purine nucleoside phosphorylase, producing the protein MLAIVGGTGLYDLQGLKIKDRISGQTPFGQASGDVLIGEIGQHPILFLARHGSSHRLLPHEINYRANVFALKAAGATMMLGFSAVGSLRMEIKPGDLVMPEQYIDWTKADRLRTFFGGGVAAHISTAKPVSPNLVQAVVNAGGRINERITRGATYICVSGPRLGTQAESQWLRQMGGDLVGMTNIPEVFLAREAQMAYATLGMVTDYDCWLEDESQHVSALGIFELYGETLAKARDVLDSLLAHALPEPEATIRQSLSHAVLTADDAITPEQRQWLDVLRR; encoded by the coding sequence ATGCTGGCAATTGTGGGTGGCACTGGTCTTTATGACCTACAAGGCTTGAAGATTAAAGACCGCATATCTGGTCAGACACCATTTGGGCAAGCCTCGGGGGACGTGCTCATCGGTGAGATCGGACAACACCCAATCCTGTTTCTGGCGCGTCACGGCAGTAGCCATCGGTTACTGCCACATGAGATCAACTACAGGGCGAATGTTTTTGCACTTAAGGCTGCTGGCGCCACCATGATGCTGGGGTTTTCTGCGGTGGGGAGCCTGCGCATGGAAATAAAGCCCGGTGATTTGGTCATGCCAGAGCAATACATCGACTGGACCAAAGCAGATCGGTTACGCACGTTTTTTGGGGGGGGAGTGGCAGCGCATATATCAACAGCCAAGCCCGTAAGCCCGAACCTGGTACAAGCTGTGGTTAACGCGGGTGGTCGAATCAACGAGCGCATCACGCGCGGTGCAACTTACATCTGTGTGTCGGGTCCACGTTTAGGCACCCAGGCTGAAAGCCAGTGGTTGAGACAAATGGGTGGCGATCTGGTTGGCATGACCAACATCCCCGAGGTGTTTTTAGCCAGAGAGGCGCAAATGGCATACGCCACACTTGGCATGGTGACCGACTATGACTGTTGGCTAGAAGATGAGTCACAGCACGTCAGTGCGTTGGGGATCTTCGAACTTTACGGCGAGACGCTTGCCAAGGCCCGCGACGTACTTGACAGCTTGTTGGCTCATGCCCTGCCTGAACCTGAAGCCACGATTCGTCAATCACTATCGCATGCTGTCCTGACTGCAGATGATGCGATCACGCCCGAGCAGCGACAGTGGCTTGATGTGCTCAGGCGCTGA
- a CDS encoding peroxiredoxin-like family protein produces MLIPRQAVPSLELPTLDHGAFSLATDNPERFSLVVFFRGLHCPLCVKYLKELGALLPELQERGVNVIAISSDDEHRAREMANKVNASNLRFGYALPLVTAKAWGLYISEGIGKTSIGIEEPKRFAEPGVFLVRPDRTLYYGAVQTMPFARPSFTDLMMAIDFSISKNYPARGEYTGPV; encoded by the coding sequence ATGTTGATCCCCCGCCAAGCAGTCCCAAGCCTAGAGTTGCCCACACTCGACCATGGCGCCTTTAGCCTCGCCACTGACAACCCTGAGAGGTTTTCTCTGGTGGTGTTTTTTCGCGGACTGCATTGCCCGTTGTGTGTGAAGTACTTAAAGGAACTTGGCGCACTGTTGCCAGAACTCCAAGAGCGCGGTGTAAACGTGATTGCGATTTCTTCGGATGATGAGCACAGAGCACGCGAAATGGCCAATAAGGTCAACGCATCGAACTTAAGGTTTGGTTACGCTTTGCCATTGGTGACTGCCAAAGCTTGGGGTCTCTACATCTCTGAGGGCATCGGTAAAACCTCGATTGGTATTGAAGAGCCTAAGCGTTTTGCTGAACCTGGGGTGTTTCTGGTGCGTCCAGATCGCACCTTGTATTACGGTGCGGTACAAACCATGCCGTTTGCGCGTCCGTCATTTACCGATCTCATGATGGCGATCGATTTCTCCATTAGCAAGAACTACCCCGCCCGTGGTGAATATACCGGTCCTGTATGA
- a CDS encoding AraC family transcriptional regulator: protein MERIDRLTAIFERFAPQVQVQFADRLFGSSNFPADQPIGHIHWLKSGQVILHSHGTDSMSVDQQSVIFVPGPTAHTIHSTEGAELVCAQFEFGQRFRNPLTLLEPAIIVLPVAEIPELAAVHNLLMDEAFSDRCGKSLAANQLLQYFLLVLFRHLIKTNTVPVGPLKALGDEKILRAVTSMHRDPGNAWTLEHLADIATMSRATFARRFRDLMGKTPLDYLTDWRIAVAQSLLAQGKPTKSVAHEVGYSSTAVLTRIFTQRVGNAPRQWLALNQTPVTNQTATIHRTLTQTNL, encoded by the coding sequence ATGGAACGCATCGACCGCCTGACAGCCATCTTCGAGCGCTTTGCACCACAAGTTCAGGTGCAGTTTGCAGACCGGCTCTTTGGCTCATCGAACTTCCCTGCAGATCAACCGATTGGCCACATCCATTGGTTGAAATCAGGTCAAGTTATCTTGCATAGTCATGGCACTGACAGCATGAGCGTTGACCAACAAAGCGTGATTTTTGTGCCGGGGCCAACAGCGCACACGATTCACTCTACTGAAGGTGCAGAACTGGTGTGTGCACAATTCGAATTTGGCCAGCGGTTTCGTAATCCACTGACACTGCTTGAGCCAGCCATTATTGTCTTGCCCGTTGCTGAAATCCCGGAATTAGCAGCGGTCCACAACCTGCTAATGGATGAGGCTTTTTCTGACCGGTGCGGAAAGTCATTGGCAGCTAATCAATTGCTGCAGTATTTTTTATTGGTATTGTTTCGTCATCTAATTAAAACCAACACAGTACCCGTTGGACCGCTCAAAGCACTCGGTGACGAGAAGATTTTGCGAGCCGTCACAAGCATGCACCGCGATCCAGGTAATGCATGGACGCTCGAGCACCTTGCGGATATAGCGACAATGTCACGTGCCACATTCGCACGACGGTTTCGAGACCTCATGGGCAAGACCCCTCTGGATTATCTGACTGATTGGCGCATTGCTGTTGCGCAGTCATTGCTGGCCCAAGGTAAACCGACCAAGTCAGTCGCCCATGAAGTCGGCTATTCGTCAACAGCGGTACTCACGCGAATTTTTACGCAACGGGTTGGAAATGCCCCTCGACAATGGCTGGCACTCAATCAGACACCGGTAACAAATCAAACGGCGACAATCCATCGAACACTGACCCAGACCAATCTTTAA
- a CDS encoding NAD(P)H-dependent flavin oxidoreductase — MFNFKHLALPIIQAPMAGGVCTPELVAAVANAGGVGSFGFAYSTPKKIAEDLAAARALTTGPINANFFVFAPVRLPDVGTQQKAISALRDLPIAKNVLIDNLTVPIEPFYPDLHEQLAPVWEHKPDVLTFHFGIPDASVIDKAHALGITVGLTATCVTDALTIQAAGADFVVAQGIEAGGHRGIFEVDAADEQLTTLALTMQLSMHCTIPIVSAGGIMHGTDIRAAINAGATAAQLGTAFLCCDESGASAAHKHYLINERKRASVITKAFSGRPARGIDNAYIKHMKDQVILPFPIQNTLTGPMRKWATDTNNGEYQSLWAGTKYHRSRAMPAAELMQTLSGELA; from the coding sequence ATGTTCAATTTCAAACACCTCGCCCTACCCATCATCCAGGCCCCCATGGCTGGTGGTGTTTGCACACCTGAACTAGTTGCCGCTGTGGCCAATGCTGGTGGCGTAGGCAGCTTCGGATTTGCTTACAGTACCCCTAAAAAGATTGCCGAGGATCTGGCGGCTGCCCGTGCACTAACCACTGGACCGATTAACGCCAACTTCTTTGTGTTTGCGCCCGTAAGATTGCCAGATGTCGGTACCCAACAAAAGGCAATCTCTGCACTACGCGATCTCCCGATTGCCAAGAATGTATTAATAGACAATCTGACCGTGCCTATCGAGCCGTTTTATCCAGATCTCCACGAACAACTCGCCCCCGTCTGGGAACACAAGCCCGACGTGCTCACGTTTCATTTCGGGATTCCGGATGCAAGTGTTATCGACAAAGCCCATGCCTTAGGCATTACCGTTGGCCTGACCGCCACCTGCGTCACCGATGCTCTGACGATCCAAGCCGCTGGCGCTGACTTTGTCGTGGCGCAAGGTATTGAAGCTGGTGGTCACCGGGGAATTTTTGAGGTCGATGCTGCTGACGAACAACTCACGACGCTCGCGCTGACCATGCAGTTATCCATGCACTGCACGATTCCCATCGTGAGTGCTGGTGGCATCATGCATGGCACAGATATCCGTGCAGCGATTAATGCCGGTGCCACCGCCGCACAATTGGGTACTGCTTTTCTATGTTGCGATGAGTCCGGGGCATCGGCTGCGCATAAACACTATCTGATCAATGAACGCAAGCGTGCAAGCGTGATCACCAAGGCGTTTTCGGGTAGGCCTGCCCGTGGCATTGATAATGCCTACATCAAGCACATGAAGGATCAGGTCATTCTGCCCTTCCCGATTCAGAACACGTTGACTGGCCCAATGAGAAAGTGGGCTACTGACACCAATAACGGCGAATATCAAAGCCTATGGGCTGGCACTAAGTATCACCGATCGCGTGCAATGCCGGCAGCCGAGTTGATGCAAACTCTGTCTGGCGAGCTGGCATAA
- a CDS encoding sulfite exporter TauE/SafE family protein, with amino-acid sequence MMTLLIIAVVFVLAGLVKGVSGMGLPTVAIALLSLFIPPAQSAMLMVAPTLATNLAQCWGPHTALLVRKLGWLWCCLAFATILSPLPDIADEGSNALVFLGVVLMAYSAWGLTKPSLPSQRNPHPVIGAVIGGITGMVTAATGVFALPMVPYIQMLGLTKEQYIQGLGISFMVATIALATRLGAEIWLTPSMSLPVISIAVGAAFIGMWSGARVRDRLNPIQFQKALYAVLGSLGLIMLLRAI; translated from the coding sequence ATGATGACGCTATTGATCATAGCGGTTGTCTTTGTCTTGGCCGGACTGGTCAAAGGCGTCTCGGGCATGGGTTTGCCCACCGTAGCAATCGCCTTGCTGAGCTTGTTCATACCACCAGCACAGTCTGCCATGCTGATGGTGGCGCCCACGCTAGCCACCAATCTGGCGCAATGTTGGGGACCCCACACCGCCTTGCTTGTGCGCAAGCTTGGATGGCTATGGTGCTGTCTGGCATTCGCAACCATCTTGAGTCCATTGCCCGATATCGCTGACGAAGGTTCCAACGCGCTGGTGTTTCTCGGCGTGGTCCTGATGGCTTATAGTGCGTGGGGCTTGACTAAGCCAAGCCTGCCATCACAAAGAAATCCGCATCCGGTTATCGGCGCAGTCATTGGCGGTATCACCGGTATGGTGACGGCTGCAACTGGTGTATTTGCTTTGCCCATGGTGCCTTACATACAAATGTTAGGCCTAACAAAAGAACAATATATACAAGGCCTCGGAATTAGTTTTATGGTTGCCACCATTGCATTGGCGACACGCCTTGGCGCAGAAATATGGTTAACGCCGTCAATGAGTCTACCTGTGATCTCAATTGCCGTAGGGGCAGCGTTTATTGGCATGTGGTCCGGCGCTCGCGTGCGTGACCGTCTAAATCCCATTCAGTTTCAGAAAGCACTGTATGCCGTGCTCGGTTCACTCGGCCTAATCATGCTCCTACGGGCGATTTAG